The following are encoded together in the Mesoterricola sediminis genome:
- a CDS encoding glycosyltransferase family 2 protein, giving the protein MSPRPFLLSIVTPAYRCEACIEELYRRVVEAVGGIPGASLELIFVNDGSPERDWEVISRLADLDPRVKGINLSRNFGQHHAIAAGMDHAQGDWIAVMDCDLQDQPEEIPRLFEHAWKEGWDVVFARRMDRQDTWLKVSLSRCFNRLVNTLSTLPIDPAISNFSIVTRQVADSYRRMRECSRSYGLGILWCGYKVGYVPVRHGSRFAGASAYSFGRSLQLAMESITSLSNKPLRMAINLGFGMATLAFLYGIYLIIRYLFWAIPVAGWTTITVSLYFLSGVILVVLGILGLYLGKVFDEVKARPIYLVRETRNVDGTPNCDQANGLEA; this is encoded by the coding sequence ATGTCCCCCCGTCCCTTCCTCCTGTCCATCGTCACCCCCGCCTACCGCTGCGAGGCCTGCATCGAGGAGCTGTACCGGCGGGTCGTCGAGGCCGTCGGCGGCATCCCGGGCGCCTCCTTGGAACTGATCTTCGTCAACGACGGCAGTCCGGAACGGGACTGGGAGGTTATCAGCCGACTCGCCGACCTCGACCCGAGGGTCAAGGGGATCAACCTCTCCCGCAATTTCGGCCAGCACCACGCCATCGCCGCGGGCATGGACCACGCCCAGGGGGACTGGATCGCCGTGATGGATTGCGACCTCCAGGACCAGCCCGAGGAGATTCCCAGGCTGTTCGAGCATGCCTGGAAGGAGGGCTGGGACGTGGTCTTCGCGCGCCGAATGGATCGCCAGGACACCTGGCTCAAGGTCTCCCTGTCCCGCTGCTTCAACCGGCTGGTCAACACCCTCAGCACCCTCCCCATCGACCCCGCCATCAGCAACTTCTCCATCGTCACCCGACAGGTCGCGGACAGCTACCGCCGCATGAGGGAGTGTTCCCGCTCCTACGGCCTGGGCATCCTCTGGTGCGGCTACAAGGTGGGCTATGTGCCCGTGCGGCACGGCTCCCGCTTTGCCGGCGCATCGGCCTACAGTTTCGGTCGCTCCCTGCAGCTGGCCATGGAGTCCATCACCTCGCTGTCCAACAAGCCGCTCCGGATGGCCATCAACCTGGGCTTCGGGATGGCGACGCTGGCCTTCCTGTACGGGATCTACCTGATCATCCGGTACCTGTTCTGGGCCATTCCCGTGGCCGGATGGACCACCATCACCGTGTCCCTCTACTTCCTGTCCGGTGTCATCCTCGTCGTGCTCGGCATCCTGGGCCTCTACCTCGGGAAGGTCTTCGACGAAGTCAAGGCCAGGCCCATCTACCTGGTCCGGGAGACCCGGAACGTGGACGGCACCCCGAATTGCGACCAAGCCAACGGTCTGGAGGCGTGA
- a CDS encoding amino acid adenylation domain-containing protein: MARTLLDFLASAARPEWADRVALVEPKRTFTFAQVLAAAHAYGAAIRSRGLDLGRPVAVFLPKCAEVVFANLGGMLAGAMFSNLDVKSPNRRIKNILDNLDPALVVTSRSLASRLQEAGLEPSRLLLLEDLPEGLPDERLPLPARVDTDPVCIINTSGSTGTPKGVVLHHRGTVDFMDWVFDTLPVDGSERIGSLSPFHFDIYLLELFLCLGRGATLVLIPESHAAFPAALMAFLRDMHISFLFWVPSILVAIANQGLLEEIPLPGLRTVFFAGEVFPTRHFNRWRKALPGVTWVNLYGPIEIHVDCTYFIVDRAFADDEPLPIGFPCRNTDILILDEEGRSCPDGLQGELCVRGSSLAHGYWNDPEKTARAFVQNPLNRAYPETIYRTGDLVWRNPRGEIMFVGRKDYQIKHLGYRIELPEIEHQALQVPGVAQACVLYNQGRKEITLFYEAQDPSVTPARVRAALAEAFPKYMVPTAYHPMDALPRNPNGKIDRSGLAAGLEGPAS, encoded by the coding sequence GTGGCCAGGACCCTGCTCGATTTCCTCGCTTCCGCCGCCCGCCCCGAGTGGGCGGACCGAGTCGCCCTTGTGGAGCCGAAACGCACCTTCACCTTCGCCCAGGTCCTCGCGGCGGCCCACGCCTATGGGGCCGCCATCCGGTCGCGGGGCCTCGACCTAGGGAGGCCGGTGGCGGTCTTCCTCCCCAAGTGCGCGGAGGTGGTGTTCGCGAACCTGGGCGGCATGCTGGCCGGCGCCATGTTCTCGAACCTGGACGTCAAGTCGCCGAACCGGCGCATCAAGAACATCCTCGACAACCTGGACCCGGCTCTGGTCGTGACGTCCAGAAGCCTGGCTTCCAGACTCCAGGAAGCCGGGCTGGAGCCCTCGCGCCTGCTCCTCCTCGAGGACCTGCCCGAAGGGCTGCCCGACGAGCGCCTGCCCCTCCCGGCGCGCGTCGATACGGATCCCGTCTGCATCATCAACACGTCCGGTTCCACGGGGACGCCGAAAGGCGTCGTCCTCCATCACCGGGGCACCGTCGATTTCATGGATTGGGTCTTCGATACCCTGCCGGTCGACGGCAGCGAGCGCATCGGGAGCCTCTCGCCCTTCCACTTCGACATCTACCTCCTCGAGCTCTTCCTGTGCCTGGGCCGGGGGGCCACCCTCGTCCTCATTCCCGAATCCCACGCGGCCTTCCCCGCCGCCCTGATGGCGTTCCTGCGGGACATGCACATCAGCTTCCTGTTCTGGGTCCCCTCCATCCTGGTGGCGATCGCGAACCAGGGACTGCTCGAGGAGATTCCGCTTCCCGGCCTCCGGACGGTCTTCTTCGCGGGCGAGGTCTTCCCCACCCGCCATTTCAACCGTTGGCGGAAGGCCCTGCCCGGGGTCACCTGGGTCAATCTCTACGGCCCCATCGAGATCCACGTGGACTGCACCTACTTCATCGTCGACAGGGCCTTCGCGGACGACGAGCCCCTCCCCATCGGATTCCCTTGCCGGAACACGGACATCCTCATCCTTGACGAGGAAGGCCGGTCCTGCCCCGATGGCCTCCAGGGAGAACTGTGCGTGCGGGGTTCCTCCCTGGCCCATGGGTACTGGAACGACCCGGAGAAGACCGCCAGGGCCTTCGTCCAGAATCCCCTGAACCGGGCCTACCCCGAGACCATCTACCGCACCGGCGACCTCGTCTGGCGGAATCCGCGCGGGGAGATCATGTTCGTCGGCCGGAAGGATTACCAGATCAAGCACCTGGGGTACCGGATCGAGCTCCCGGAGATCGAGCACCAGGCCCTCCAGGTGCCGGGGGTGGCCCAGGCCTGCGTGCTCTACAACCAGGGACGGAAGGAGATCACCTTGTTCTACGAGGCCCAGGATCCTTCGGTGACCCCGGCCAGGGTCCGCGCGGCCTTGGCGGAGGCCTTCCCCAAGTACATGGTTCCGACCGCCTACCATCCCATGGACGCCCTCCCCCGCAATCCGAACGGGAAGATCGACAGGAGCGGACTCGCCGCGGGCCTGGAGGGACCGGCCTCATGA
- a CDS encoding GNAT family N-acetyltransferase, producing MIPVPSPEVLVEALASTRAAAAAYHTNLFLNLDQIAGWFAEGGLAWMRGPGAVLVRQREAGLDRLFHAATCPGALAEALARLPEPPRTQPWVSDLVGRPEALTDVAGIYAACGFRHHRSLLRMIRVGTPLPAPPDPSVCDEALPGQADAVVAMLRRLLDPLAERIPSPREVARWAADGEMLTVRRGDTLAGMLAYHVQGRSAHLRYWHVDPRFRGGGAGSALLRTFLDRTRGCTRQTLWVLAHNADSIAKYAHYGFHMDPAVDMIMVKGAAGPGGIA from the coding sequence ATGATCCCGGTTCCGTCCCCGGAGGTCCTGGTGGAGGCTCTGGCCTCCACACGGGCGGCGGCGGCGGCCTACCACACCAACCTGTTCCTGAACCTGGACCAGATCGCCGGCTGGTTCGCGGAAGGTGGGCTGGCCTGGATGCGTGGCCCGGGGGCCGTCCTGGTCAGGCAACGGGAGGCCGGACTCGACCGCCTGTTCCACGCCGCCACCTGCCCCGGGGCCCTGGCCGAAGCCTTGGCCCGCCTTCCCGAGCCGCCCAGAACCCAGCCCTGGGTGTCCGACCTCGTCGGGCGGCCCGAGGCCCTGACGGACGTAGCGGGGATCTACGCGGCCTGCGGGTTCCGTCACCACCGTTCCCTCCTGCGCATGATCCGCGTGGGCACCCCTCTCCCGGCACCGCCGGACCCCTCGGTCTGCGACGAGGCCCTTCCTGGCCAGGCCGACGCCGTCGTGGCCATGCTCCGCCGGCTCCTCGATCCCCTTGCGGAGCGCATCCCATCCCCCCGGGAGGTGGCCCGGTGGGCGGCGGACGGCGAGATGCTCACGGTCCGGCGCGGGGACACCCTGGCGGGAATGCTCGCCTACCACGTGCAGGGCCGGTCCGCCCATCTGCGTTACTGGCACGTGGATCCGCGGTTCCGGGGCGGGGGCGCGGGCTCGGCCCTGCTGCGGACGTTCCTGGACAGGACCCGGGGCTGCACCCGCCAGACCTTGTGGGTCCTGGCCCACAATGCCGACAGCATCGCCAAGTACGCGCATTACGGGTTCCACATGGACCCGGCCGTCGACATGATCATGGTGAAAGGGGCCGCCGGCCCGGGAGGCATCGCATGA
- a CDS encoding acyl carrier protein, which yields MSRVLDILKDIRPEFDFSTSTDFIEDGMLDSMDVVTLVSELDKAFGISIAGIDILPEHFSSLEGIHALLERYGVKP from the coding sequence ATGAGCAGAGTCCTGGACATCCTGAAGGACATCCGGCCCGAATTCGACTTCTCCACCTCCACGGACTTCATCGAAGACGGCATGCTCGATTCCATGGACGTCGTCACCCTGGTCTCCGAACTGGACAAGGCCTTCGGCATTTCCATCGCGGGAATCGACATCCTTCCGGAACATTTCTCGAGCCTCGAGGGCATCCATGCCCTCCTCGAGCGCTACGGGGTCAAGCCATGA
- a CDS encoding 3-oxoacyl-ACP synthase III family protein → MMLAFEDCAITGLLTVLPEHERTFLEEMEAYKAPLKRSLKLKEVMGYDRHRIVDGPVCASDLVCRGLEHLFERGLLERDGFDALILVTQSPDHFIPPTSNVVQGRLGLGHDVLCLDINQGCAGFLIGLMQGFLLLAQPSIRKVVVANADLLSRKVSKQDRNSWPLIGDAASITVLERRPGAPRIHLSLKMDGTRREALMIPAGGFRQPSSPGTAVMAEDPEGNLRAPDNLVMDGSAVFNFVQVEVPPLVEDLLARAGRGLDTIDTFLFHQPNRFMLEKLADRMGVPRERMPNNIVEHYGNSSGVTIPLALAHNHRAEVLSGTLRTCFAGFGVGLTWGAMLADVGPLRFCEMIDFK, encoded by the coding sequence ATGATGCTGGCTTTCGAGGATTGCGCCATCACCGGCCTGCTGACGGTCCTGCCCGAACATGAACGGACCTTCCTGGAAGAAATGGAAGCCTACAAGGCTCCGCTCAAGCGTTCCCTCAAGCTGAAAGAGGTCATGGGATACGACCGCCACCGCATCGTGGACGGCCCGGTCTGCGCCTCCGACCTGGTCTGCCGGGGCCTCGAGCACCTGTTCGAGCGGGGCCTGCTCGAACGGGACGGCTTCGACGCGCTCATCCTGGTGACCCAGTCGCCGGACCACTTCATCCCGCCGACCAGCAATGTGGTCCAGGGGCGCCTCGGCCTCGGCCACGATGTCCTCTGCCTGGACATCAACCAGGGATGCGCGGGCTTCCTGATCGGCCTGATGCAGGGCTTCCTCCTGCTCGCCCAGCCTTCCATCCGGAAAGTCGTCGTCGCCAATGCGGACCTGCTCAGCCGGAAGGTCTCGAAGCAGGACCGCAACAGCTGGCCGCTCATCGGCGATGCCGCCTCCATCACCGTGCTCGAGCGGCGCCCGGGGGCGCCCAGGATCCACCTGAGCCTGAAGATGGACGGCACGCGCCGGGAGGCCTTGATGATCCCGGCAGGGGGGTTCCGCCAGCCGTCCAGTCCCGGGACCGCCGTGATGGCCGAGGATCCGGAAGGCAACCTCCGGGCTCCGGACAACCTGGTGATGGACGGCTCCGCCGTCTTCAACTTCGTGCAGGTCGAGGTCCCGCCCCTGGTGGAGGACCTGCTGGCCCGCGCGGGCAGGGGCCTGGACACCATCGACACCTTCCTCTTCCATCAGCCGAACCGGTTCATGCTCGAGAAGCTCGCCGACCGGATGGGAGTCCCCCGGGAGCGGATGCCCAACAACATCGTCGAGCACTACGGCAACTCCAGCGGGGTGACCATTCCGCTGGCCCTCGCCCACAACCACCGCGCCGAGGTGCTGTCCGGGACCCTGCGCACCTGCTTCGCGGGGTTCGGCGTAGGCCTGACCTGGGGCGCCATGCTGGCCGACGTAGGCCCGCTCAGGTTCTGTGAGATGATCGATTTCAAATGA
- a CDS encoding acyl carrier protein yields MDEFLNRLKETLDVDELGPDTVLEDLEEWDSLAALSVIALLSSQYRVNLPAADLKGGKTVQALFDGVMARKGN; encoded by the coding sequence ATGGATGAGTTTCTGAACCGCCTGAAGGAGACCCTCGACGTCGACGAACTCGGGCCGGACACCGTCCTGGAGGACCTGGAGGAGTGGGATTCGCTGGCCGCCCTTTCCGTGATCGCCCTTCTCAGCAGCCAGTACCGGGTGAACCTTCCCGCCGCCGACCTCAAGGGCGGAAAGACCGTTCAGGCGCTTTTCGATGGCGTGATGGCCCGGAAGGGCAACTGA
- a CDS encoding SDR family NAD(P)-dependent oxidoreductase, which produces MAQAAGSILVTGASSGIGAAVALRLSESSPLVLGGRDLPRLERTAAQCRRSHPARSWAYDLQDLAGLPEAVAALAREGPISAFVHCAGSVNPLPLRNVTPDQLLEPLTLHVLAAAEIARLLSLKRINGSSLTSIVLIGSIWGPFAAKGHTAYVVSKAALEGLTRGLAVDLAPRVTVNAVLPGAVDTPMAGRALEDPQVRTRLETDYPLGIGTPEAIAGAVAFLLSRDAGWITGQSLTVDGGRTIHLPLK; this is translated from the coding sequence ATGGCCCAGGCCGCCGGATCCATCCTCGTCACGGGCGCCTCCTCCGGCATCGGGGCCGCCGTGGCCCTCCGGCTGTCGGAATCGTCCCCGCTCGTACTCGGGGGACGGGACCTCCCGCGACTCGAGCGGACCGCGGCCCAGTGCCGCCGTTCCCACCCCGCCCGTTCCTGGGCCTACGACCTCCAGGACCTCGCAGGGCTTCCCGAGGCCGTGGCGGCCCTGGCCCGGGAAGGCCCCATCTCCGCCTTCGTCCACTGCGCCGGGTCCGTGAACCCCCTTCCGCTGCGCAACGTCACTCCCGACCAGCTGCTGGAGCCCCTGACCCTCCATGTCCTTGCCGCCGCGGAGATCGCCAGGCTGCTGTCGCTCAAGCGCATCAATGGATCCAGCCTCACGTCCATCGTGCTCATCGGCAGCATCTGGGGCCCGTTCGCCGCGAAGGGCCATACCGCGTATGTCGTCAGCAAGGCCGCCCTGGAGGGTCTGACCCGGGGCCTGGCCGTGGACCTGGCCCCCCGGGTGACGGTGAACGCCGTCCTGCCCGGCGCCGTGGACACCCCCATGGCCGGGCGGGCCCTGGAGGACCCCCAGGTCCGGACCCGCCTGGAGACGGATTATCCGCTCGGGATCGGCACCCCCGAGGCCATCGCCGGAGCCGTGGCCTTCCTGCTCTCCCGTGACGCGGGCTGGATCACCGGCCAGTCGCTCACGGTGGACGGCGGGCGCACCATCCATCTCCCCCTCAAATGA
- a CDS encoding AAC(3) family N-acetyltransferase encodes MHDLNLFLASDGSWITSSDLRRALEASGAGGCPVLYIHTGMTFGLPNLELPRTRLLDHLHQLLQELGAETLCLPAFTFSFCAGEAFDVARSRSRMGALNEHLRLLPGAARSVDPLMSNVVLGPGRDLILEVGRHSVGAGSTFDRLHAKGKDVKFLFFGTTPRECFTYTHYVEERLDVPYRYRRPFKGRIQEGDRSREETYTLFVRYAGVVPADDGLLQSTLLDRGHLRWVPCGDSSISCVGEPEAWETIREHLTADVHAYIAHDPMDRDTTFPVARMVAL; translated from the coding sequence ATGCATGACCTGAACCTGTTCCTCGCCTCCGATGGATCGTGGATCACCTCGTCGGACCTGCGCCGGGCCCTGGAAGCCTCCGGGGCGGGCGGCTGTCCCGTGCTCTACATCCACACCGGCATGACCTTCGGCCTGCCCAACCTGGAGCTGCCGAGAACGCGGCTGCTGGACCACCTGCACCAGCTCCTCCAGGAACTCGGCGCGGAAACCCTGTGCCTGCCTGCCTTCACCTTCAGCTTCTGCGCCGGCGAGGCCTTCGACGTGGCCCGGTCCCGCTCCCGCATGGGGGCCCTGAACGAGCACCTCCGGCTGCTGCCGGGCGCCGCGCGGTCCGTGGATCCCCTCATGTCCAACGTGGTCCTGGGCCCCGGACGGGACCTGATCCTGGAGGTGGGGCGCCATTCCGTGGGGGCGGGGTCGACATTCGACCGCCTTCACGCGAAGGGGAAGGACGTCAAATTCCTGTTTTTCGGCACCACCCCGCGGGAATGTTTCACCTACACCCATTACGTCGAGGAACGCCTGGATGTCCCGTACCGGTACCGCCGGCCATTCAAGGGACGCATCCAGGAGGGGGACCGCTCCCGGGAGGAGACCTACACCCTGTTCGTCCGGTACGCGGGCGTGGTGCCGGCCGACGACGGGCTCCTGCAGTCCACCCTCCTGGACCGCGGGCACCTGAGGTGGGTGCCGTGCGGCGACAGCAGCATCTCCTGTGTCGGGGAGCCCGAGGCCTGGGAGACGATCCGGGAGCACCTGACTGCCGACGTCCACGCCTACATCGCCCACGATCCGATGGACCGGGACACCACCTTCCCCGTGGCCAGGATGGTGGCCCTGTGA